The window AATATTTCCCTTTTTCATCGATAAGCTTCTTGTGACTTCCACGTTCTATAATATTTCCGTGTTCAAGCACCATGATAACGTCTGAGTTCTGTACAGTTGACAACCGGTGGGCAATTACAAAAACCGTTCTTCCCTTCATCAATGCATCCATGCCTCTCTGGACAATTGCTTCTGTTCTGGTGTCTATCGATGAAGTAGCCTCGTCCAAAATCATAACCGGAGGATCGGCGACAGCAGCCCTGGATATGGCTATCAACTGGCGCTGGCCCTGTGAAAGATTGCTCCCATTTGCCGTAATCATGGTATGATACCCTTCGGGAAGTCTTGTTATGAAATCATCTGCACCAGCTAATTTCGCAGCTTGAGGTATACCAACTTTGACGGACACAGCTTCGTGATTATATAATAAAATCATGG of the Clostridiales bacterium genome contains:
- a CDS encoding ATP-binding cassette domain-containing protein — translated: MILLYNHEAVSVKVGIPQAAKLAGADDFITRLPEGYHTMITANGSNLSQGQRQLIAISRAAVADPPVMILDEATSSIDTRTEAIVQRGMDALMKGRTVFVIAHRLSTVQNSDVIMVLEHGNIIERGSHKKLIDEKGKYYQLYTGAFELE